The nucleotide window GCCTTTTAGTGTAGTAAAGTGTAGAGTATTTTAGCGTAGAATccctgtagtttaagtatctctTATACTGGTAGATGAAAATacaaactttgtacaattaaataattaaaaattaaaaatttaaattataaaacaaacacacaaaattataaaaatattgaatttgacacacataattattcatgatagtttggtgctaaaATATCGAGCATGGacccatatgtatatatatactttgtacaattaaataattaaaaattaagaatataaattataaaacaaacacacaaaattatgaaaatattgaatttgacacacataatgattaatgatagtttggtgctactgaGTCTTAgatatcgagtctggaacccataggtatatatattttgtacaattaaataattaaaaattaataatttaattataaaacaaacacattaAATGGTAAGAcaattgaaattgacacacataattattcatgatagtttggtgctactggatctcaaatatcgagcctggaacctaATAGATATATATACCATGTccatttaaatattgtataactCTAAAAAGTATATAActcaaaaaattaattatttaatttacagattaaacatacaattaatgttgtttaatttacagttgacgacatggacgtgCCGCCTATACATCCTGGCCCTTACTCTCTTGAGCTATTAGTGCTACAGGACGATCATAGGTCCGCTCATATATGGGACGAAGAGTTACTATCCCAGACTCTCCGCGCTAGGAGAGTGGACGACCTGTGGGATTTTTTAAGGGAAAGAGATCTCCATCCCCGTGTAGTCCAGCACCTGGAGGATACGGGATTCTATAGGATTATTCAGATCGGACGGATGCAGCTCGACTGGCTTTGATCACGgcgttgattgagcggtggcgaccggagacacaCACTTTCCACCTGCCCATTGGTGAGGCTACCATCACACTGCAGGATGTGGAGGTTTTATTGGCCTGCCCGTTGATGGCATGGCCATGTCACTGCCTATTGCTATGAGATCTATATCGCGTGCAGATTATTTGGACATGCTGCATCTGCTCACGGGTTTCAGGCCTCAGGACGAGACTGCATCGTCGGGGGCCAGTCGGTTGACTTTGACCCCTATTAGACAGTACCTAGAGGTACTCCACCCCGAGATCACCAACGATACAGAGGAGCTACATATTACCCGATATACGAGGTTGTTGTTGcttctgccaccatccgcatgcaaaatCCATTTTTCagggtcatgtcgcattaaccaacgataaactgcctcgtcttcttgcctgatagattccatatgcctccggaatttatgctgttggtggtctgttgctgccatccacatcaaatcatgcagATCCTTATTGGGATATGTCTTCTGGAAATTGGCTTTAAAGTgtctcacacagtaacggtggtaggcataaggttcttgccatgcaaGCAAGTTTTCCACAGAACTTAAGATACCaccgtgccgatcagatattagacaaatatcagaacgctgtttgacaatgtgctctttcaagtggttcaaaacaacgtccacgtctcttggctttcattggcacaaacaacaaaagctagaggaaatatatgtccattagcatctactgccacGACTATCAACAACTTGATATTGTaatttccatagacatgagtgccgtTTATGGATATTATGGGCTGGcaatgcgaaaaaccatcaattACTGGTTTAAACGgccagaacacgtaattgaatatatattctggtttacCTGGACTCCGCTCAGGCTTCCATTCAACAAtcgtcccggggttaaagtgttgcagtgcggccatgtacttggGCGgagctgcaaatgacttatcccagttaccatagactatttcaaacgctcgtttgcgcccgagatatgcctttcttttggtaatggtatggccatattcctggtggactgatgtaatgcactctttgattttataccttatggatgCTTCGATGTGTGGAATaaggacaagagaaatcaagtcaatatccaagttgaagtgattcccgttgaatgtgtccatttcgcatgtgtgggtgggaatgtatttacccactttccacagacctgtcttcttcttgctcgcacgcaacatccaatgacatggccaaaaccacctgcgaCAAACAATCTTGTATACAACCGGACTTGACTCCtataccgtcatctcacgacactcttttgcGTTGtacattttacaagccctgcttacaCACGCATTATCATGAAAAACAATCCCTTtgccagcaccgttggtctagactcatcccacattgctgtctgaatttcatcaaaatcccgtgtaagagcttccacatccggcatgcttggcaagttatcaaggtaaggaatctcccttgaatgaaacgacattTGGGACTCATACACTCTTCGTCTAGGGAGAAGGAGTGAAGCATACTCTctcgtcaaatcaggtccttccttctcatcctcctcatcaccatcctcacgaggaaAGGGTGTATAGTCTCCGGATTCATCAGCATTATTGTCGTAATCACTGTTCTCTTTCTCACtttgtgcatctgccagatctcGATTTAATAcgtcgtcttcgggcaattgagtgagtacatgtggttcaacttgctcgttttcactacacaatcaacaaaataataagttactgaaaattaataaatactttccatatagatgtatcacttcacttacaagtcgtaatgtgatgaaattccatGATGGACATTTTCATTTAGGtaatgactcccggatggaccaccatgatccaacacaccaaaattATGCTTGGGTTCATaatttgtaaaattcatatccggccggtaccccctgttaaatatatgagcgttaatacaaattcaatacaacaaaaatgtacatcgtaacacaaaggaaaattgaagtttaccactcgtcttgtgaattatgtaaagcaggcggtgataagtttaaatcaaggaaaactctttcatccggaatctgtccggcaaaaactgctccagaataaccatcCGATGACTGGGAGTTGTCCCTACTACGCGCAACCACATTGTTAGGAATGTCTTCGACCTTGACGTACATATCCAACATTTTGATTACACGAAATTCCCGGTATTCATCTGGAGTCCTCAGAAAAttcctcaaagtttcatcatcgtcgatgtttaACTCCaagtaaaaagcaaccccttgcggagtgacagaatacgaatatcttccggttactttaagtatcactgaacgtttcctcacactcattttttttgcataacaacgatatcaatttatcgtactccattgtaagtggtaaTTTAACATGACCCTGTGGAGATAAACtgtacctcacagagttattctccatcacaaccctATCCCCCCTCCcaaatataatgaaactcttattctacgctcttcagacattatgaaaaaatgcttgagaatttaagaagaagaTAAGTTTGAACGGGGGTTAGAATTTTTTTTGAATGGATTTTCCTAAAATCCtaacccctttatataggaaatggctagcccgAGGAGGCTGAATTTTTTGATGTATAACGCTCTTTTAATGTGCGCTATatacatttgaattattgttatgtcagttaactTATTGGTGGACTCATAGACAAGTATAGCGCAAGAATATACTGCACTATATATGTATAGCGTTTTAATTCCATGTGCTATACCTGGCGGTCAAGTCGTCAGAGTATAGCGCACAAATTTCATGCGTTATACCTTAACGGAAAATTTCAGCGTTATACAGAAGCGGATCTAGGATTTCCGGAGGATGAGTGCActattacttttttttaaaaaaattaaacaaaaagatTGGTAGGGGATTTTATCCCCTGACCTTAGGCTATTGTAAATAAGAGACCAAAACCAATGCACCACTTGATCTCTTTTGACCATGGGTTCCATCAAGTATACATATCTATTTTCGCTAAATTATATATACATCATATCTATACTTTAACCCGAGGACCACGGGTTCACGTGAACCATATTTTACATGATAGATCCGCCCCTGGTTATATAtagaaaagtaaattttttttacaCTCGTTAACGTAACACTTGTCCaaaaaagacaacaaaaaagTTCCCGACTCCTGTTTTTTTAGCTCGTCGCTCCCTCGTCAGAAGGCTTGTGAGTTGTGAAATAAGTGAGAGTTTTCTCTTCAGACTGTGCACTTATAGTGGAAATTTTGTCTCTGTGATTGATTGATGTTTCTTTTAACTTTGGCTTTAGGCAAAGCTgatgggactgccttgctgttaTTTATCTTGCCCATCTCTTTCTCACTGAAAATCTCCTAGATTGTGAAATAGATtataattgttttttttaatcttttatcTTTCTAACTGGCAATAATGCTGAACACCTTTCTATCTTGTCAAAATCATTCGAGCGGAGTTTAAGCTCCAATGCTACAAATCTTGTTTTACGATACGAGTTTACTTtcaggaaataaaagaaaacattACAAGTTTTCTGTATCAGCTGGAGTGGCTATTAAAGTCGGAATTGGTTGTTTGTTTCCTTATATTGTCTCAAGGAATCTCCACTTCATGAGTTAGTTTTTCGAACTGAATTAGACTCAAGATTCATCTTTTGATATGATATTAGAGCCACATCCAAAATCTTCATTTAGTTCAATATTGGTGCTCCGTTTCATCATTTTTATATGATCTTGGCAACCTCTTAACTCATTTTCTAACTTTTGGCGCCTCTGGACTTGATAATAGGGCAATTAAGGAATCtaatcaaaagcacaaagatgaAGGATGTCATTGGTTAGTCTCTTTCTTTATTCTAATCTATTTGATGAGTAAATGGAAAAGCGAAAATCACGCAAATTATGGTCatcattttttaataaaatgcAATAATCATGAGGATAAAATAATGAAAAGTAGGTATCTCTGAGATAGTCCCGACTCTTGCCCAAAATGAAAACGTGAAGTAAAGGGGGTGGTCCACTGGTCCATTTCTGTCGTCTCAGATAAAACTGATAGTCAAAATTTTTTAACAGCTTGGTGAATCTAATATTATTATGGGTCGTTTGGTACGAGATATAAGAATGTATAAGAGtgaaataaaaatttaatatcatcttaatactctgtttggttagcaaatcaggtataagttattctggtgttaattttaacactgggataacttataccttatagaaggtggGGTAACTAGTACctgtataacttataccttcttagaaattatgcaattgtcactcttaatacaacatacaaaacaatgaataaacaacaatcccaacataactaatctcagcataacttATACCAACATAACTTATACCGGTATGAATTGTATTCCAACCAAACGAACCCTTAGAGGTTAAAACATACCAGCACCTAGTATTTACAATAGATGTTTGGTAATTAAAAATTAGAGTAAAAATACACATGATTAAGTGGTAAATGTGAATGAAAGAGCGAACAAGTTTTTTATCTTACATGACTGCCTTGAGAAAAGAATCTATTTTCAGTTTATATGCCATTTGGAGCTGACTTAATCACACATTCCCTTCTTGAAttgttaaaaaggaaaaaattgcaTAAATGACCTTTTTCAGCAACCATTTAAATCTTTTCTCTTGTTCGTCTAGTGGGCTAAATTTGTTTGTAAAAGAATTATTTTAGCCCACTTGATTAATCGGGACATAATTTAaagaatgacctcaaaatttaaaaaaagatataggatcttgttttatattttattctagCTTACTATTTCTAGGAAAATAAAAAGGTTACAAGTTTGGCATCTTAGTTAGAGTAAGACCCTGAAAAAGTCACTTTACTTATTATCTGTTCTTGTCTTCTTGATGTTCTAGACTTTAGAGAATGATCTTAGTTATATTGTCCgcaaaaaaggaaagagaaaaaagGGTCTAAGTTGCGTTTCATGACCGGGAAAGCAAACTTCTCCCGGGATTGTTCTATCCCCTTTCGCATTGGAATAAGAGGGACTTTtagaatttaaagtttatggaTTTTTATAGTAACCATAAATTAATACtacaataataattaagtttacggttagatatttataaatattttgtaaagtttataataatatatataaatatatatatacagagTCTAAGCGTAAGCAACCCTCTAAATTCATCCCTGCTTGGAACTCATAATAGAGCATGTTGGCAAAGGCTAGCTCTATGGGATTTGATTACTGTGATTGGTGTCGCCAGAGTTCAGTCATCAAAAATGGAAACGCAAAAACCATAAAAATCGTGGTCAATTGATTAGTACTTATAGTATTATATTTTGAATATGCAATGATTGAAAATGAGATAAAAAGGAAGAAACTAAGAAAAGAGGGAGTAGCTACTCGTATAAAGGAGTCCAAGCCAAAATAGGACGTTGTCGAGGGCCATGCATGGGCTGtccatattaaaaaaaaaaaaaagaagaagaaaaaaacgggagtaattcaaaaatagccatacTTATAAGTGATCATTAAAAAATAtccacaattttaaaagtaattgaaatttagtcacttttcatgtaaagataaatctgaacgaaaacaccgttcaaaatccgaaaaaatactccagtataatatactggaattccagtataatataccggtccagcataaaaTACtgtccaatctccagtatattgtactgaaactttccgcgtgttggagttccagcataatatgctggaagttcatacacatgtgcaccgatctccagtatattatgttggaactttccgtgttgcagcaaaatagtggctatttttcaatgacttcgcaaacgctgactatttttgataAATCCGAAAACTGattagcccgtgctatttttaagAAACAAAAGTGAATTAAATTGGAATTATAGGTGCTGGCCCAATGGTCTAAGCTCTCCCCACACCCGCTTGCTGCATTTTTAGAGTGATATCAAACACAAATCGTAAGATGAGGATATGTTTTGCCTTTGGGTATCTTATGTCAGGACTCAGGACCAACACCAATAATTTATTTCTCCGTACGACCaagataaatataaataattttaaggAAGAAAGCACGCCGGACACCTTTCAATATGTGAACCTATTGTTTTTTGGTCCGTTCTAAAAAGAATAATTCCTTTTTAAATTTGATAACAATTTAACTTCAACTTACAATTTCATCCTTAacgagaaacttttataaccacacaaatactctgcacttctttttgacttgtttaggaccacaaattccaaaagtgtttattttattttttcttaaactccgtgcacagtcaaacatgttcacataaattgaaaccgGAGGGATTACTACTTATTaggaatattaaaaaaaataaaaaaaatacagagAGATGGCACGAGAAAAAAACTGCATGTAATTTCACTGATTTATCATGAGATGATAAGATGATAAGGGTCATTTCAAACTCTATATAAAGGACCAAAAAACACATCAAAGTTACGTACCAAAAAAAATAGAGTAACATAAACATATCAACAACATGAAGGTcattctcttcctcctctttATAGCTAATGGAGCAGCAGCTCCAGCGCCTGTTCCTCAAATCAATTGTTTGAGCTGGCGTATGGCGGTTGAAACCAACAACATCCGTGACTGGAAAACAGTACCCGTTCAATGCAAAAGCTACGTGAGCGAGTACATGACTAGCCAGCAATACCGCGACGATTGTAACGCCGTGGTCATCGCTGCTATTCAGTACGCCAAGACCCTTAACGTTTCCAAAGAAGGCAAGGACCTTTGGGTCTTCAATATAGATGAAACCACGCTCTCTAATGTTCCGTATTATTCTCGTCCTGAAGTCGGCTTTGGGTAAGCAGTTCAATTGAATCCCCTTAGCTGAAAAATTATATTGTCCTCTAAGATAGTGTACACATATGTTGTATACATATAAAACTGTAGCGCTTGAAataaagtgtatatatatatatatatatatatatatatatatatatatatatatatatattaattgtgGTCAGGGCAACAAAATCAAGCGGGAAGAAGTTTGAGTCATGgattaaagaaggaaaatcaCCGGCAGTGCCAGGTGTTCTGTTACTGTATAAAATATTGTTGGATTTGGGTATTAAACCAATCTTTATTACGGacacaaaggaagaattcagacAACTGAGAATTGCAAACCTAAAGAAAGCTGGCTACCATTCTTGGTTCAAGTTCATTTGCAAGTAAGAATTATATATCTTGATTTTAGGCATATGGATATGATACATTTATGATATGcatgttattaattaattaatgatGTGGCTGCATGTAGGGGAAAAAATGATTCAGAATTATATTCAGAACATAAAGGTAACTGGAAAACTCAGAAAAGGGCAGAATTGGTGAAAGCTGGATACAGACTTGTTGGCAACTTAGGAGGATGGGATGATATTATTGTAGACTTCTTGTTGCGCACTTTCAAAATGCCGAATCCCATGTACTACTTTTAAGGGTTGAAACTAAATTACCCACTTCGAAATAAGGTGTCTCTGAAATGTTTCAAAGTGCCATGATATTAATGTCAAGCAAAGATTTGGGCGTATGATCGTCACTTTGTTGTATTTTCTCATCCGTTTTATGTGACTCTTTTTTTTACTCTATTTAAATTCTTCCAtatacagtcagacctctctataacagcatccccatataacaacacttcactataaaagtcaaggtCTTGtggaaccaattttcatgttatgttataatatatgttctctataacatcacttcgctataacattcaataatattcggaacaaacgaggctgttataGGACAAACGAGGCTGTAATATTCCACCCTTGACTAAAGGACCCGGCTTCGAGCTCTGAGAATGAAAATTTTCTGCACGAGCACTTTCTTTTTAATGAGCCTTATGCAACACGTATCTAGATTAGTCGGCATCTCAAAGCAGATATCAAATATTGagtgagaaacaaagaaaaaaaagtaatgtTAAATATGCCATAgcattgtttgactcaaaagatattgaaacttttttgaataaatcaattaaggaaaatgaaggaGTAAATCTCAATCAACCATAATACACTCTAGATCAATAAACTAATCGGAAAAATAATACATAGATAAGATAAAGGTAACCAATCTTATTGAAACTTTCCGTTATGGCTCCCATTAATCAATGGAGGAGaccattttatatattttcttggaGAATGCTTCGTTCTTCTTTTCATTATGAAGATTACAGAAGAGAGAACTAGGGAGAGAAAGAGAAGTGAAAAACTCATCCCCTTTACCGAAGGTTTTTCCCTACTATATATAGTCATGGGACCTTTACTATGTACTTGGTCCGACTCCTTTTCACACTATGTCTGCCTTGGTCGTCCCCCGAACGTTGTTTCTTCTGACTTGACGGGTGTCGTGGGTGTGAGATATGGAATAGACCATGTCGTATTTCGCTGCCTTGCCGCTTGGACGGGATGTTGGTCAGCTTGACCGCagcggtcagattttgaccaatacagttagtccttCCATCTGTCGGGGCCGTCCCCTGTCGGGCCAGGCAGACGGATCATGATTGCTACAAATCCGAGAGAAATCTAACTATTTATCCCTTGGTTATGCTCCTTAGGTTTTACGTGAGGTGACGAAGCTCTTTCGATATCCCTGGACCGTTGCGACTGTTTCGGAATCGAAACGTCGTTTGGATTGAAATGTTGTTTCGTGGTTGGTgccattatgacacacgttccTAGGGAATCAAAATGTTTCGTGCCCTATCAGATTCGATTGGTGACTCTTGGGTTTAGTGCTTGGGggatttatgtctcttataaatagaaggAACACATCATTCGATTGACACACTTCCTTGCCCTTTGCTTGAAAGAATTTTGCGAAGCTACTTTCTTCTTTATACTTAAAAATTTCACTCGCCCCCAGTTAACCAAAAACTTTcatccttcctttccattgtctTTTTACTGTACCAAATTGATACAATAGCTGGTGATTCTTCTTGTGCTGACCTCCCTGTCACAATTCCGGTGCCAGAAAATGTTGCTCTGGCCACCGGAGGAGTAGAAGTGGTGGAAGATGAGGAGGTCCCATCGATAGCCGAGATCTTGCCTCGTCTTGGGAAAGAATGGACCGACTTCTACAGTCGCGCCGGGAAGGAGCTGAAACCTGTCCCCTCTGTCATAAAAGAGGAGAAAATCGCAGAGTTGAAATCTAGGTGGGGAATTCCCGTTTATGTTGACATGCGGCCGGCGGTAGGGTACGATATAGTCCATTTTGACCGCCCTGGTACTGCGTGTTCTATGCCTACCTCTTTTTATTAGGTACACACTTCCTCTCCCTCTCATGGTGGTAGATTTCTGCCGTTTTTACGAGGTATTCCCCGCTCAACTTTTGCCGTACCTGTATAAATTGTTCCTTATGTTACTCAAGTTCGCGGAGCTCGCCGGTCATGAGATCACTTTGGATCACATGCTCAATATATTCTCCCCTCAGCTCATTCGCAGCACGATGATTCACATGCGCCCTCGGGGGTCGAAGAGTCCGTTAGGGAAGATGGACGATAGAGCTAACCGTCGTTTCTACGAGAATTATTTCTATGTGCAGATCGAGCACCTTGTGGCGGACTCAACGGGGTTCCTTGAGAAGAAGTTTCTTATGTTTTTAGTCAGAGAGGTGCCCGACCGCTTTCTGTTACAATTTTAAACCCTGTTATGTCTCTACAGCTGTGAAATTTCCCCCTCCACCTGTCGAAGGTATCCGCGAGTGGGTGAGTTCCATCCTTCCCTATACGGGGGTTCGAACATGGTCGGCCTTTTATGAAAAATTTGGACGCAGGCCCCTTACATGTGAGATGTCGTTTCTGTTTgctatttttcctctctttttactTAGTTTCTTATGTGTTGTTTGTCGATGTCAGGGAGAGTGTGGAGAACAAGGGCTCCTCCATTAGCTTTTCGTAAGCCTGTATCGTCTGCTCGCCCTGCCATAGCATCTACCGCTCGGTCCTCATCGAGGGTTGATTCAGTTGAGTCTGCGGCTGTAGTTACTCCTACGGAGGCCACTTCTCAGACTAAGGTTCTGACTCGTGCCGCTCATCTGACGGGCGAATCTCCCCGTGCTGAGGAAGAAGAAGGGACGTCCAAGAGGTGGCGAGTGGAATTCGAGACAACCCCTCCAACTGTAATACATCTGGATGACTCTCCCTTGACAAGATCTAGGGTGGGGGTTGATGTCACTCCGCCCGTAGAGATAGAGCCAGCCATCGTATCTACCCTGTCGACGGAGATTCCTGCCATTGTCTTTGATCAGCAACCTGCCGTGATGGGGGGACAAATTTTTTAGGCTGCCGTTGTGGTTTCGGATGTACCCCCGTCCTCTATACATGGTCGTGCTTCCTCCTCAGCTGCTGAAAGAGGAAAGGGCATCATGGTCGATGACTATGAATCCGAGTCGGACCTCGATCCTAATGATGTTAGGATGTTTGAGAAGGGTATCACCCACTCGGTAGTTCATGCGGGAGGCTCGACCCGTATTCTTGAGATCTCTTTCGATGTTAATCTCCTAGGGGACACGGAGGATC belongs to Nicotiana tabacum cultivar K326 chromosome 6, ASM71507v2, whole genome shotgun sequence and includes:
- the LOC107793632 gene encoding acid phosphatase 1: MKVILFLLFIANGAAAPAPVPQINCLSWRMAVETNNIRDWKTVPVQCKSYVSEYMTSQQYRDDCNAVVIAAIQYAKTLNVSKEGKDLWVFNIDETTLSNVPYYSRPEVGFGATKSSGKKFESWIKEGKSPAVPGVLLLYKILLDLGIKPIFITDTKEEFRQLRIANLKKAGYHSWFKFICKGKNDSELYSEHKGNWKTQKRAELVKAGYRLVGNLGGWDDIIVDFLLRTFKMPNPMYYF